GTGTCCGTGATAGtgtgatctgattttttttaattttttatataaactgtAATGTAATAATGTTGTGACTTgagtttgattttttctttagttaatagttattactcattgtgatttgtgattgtgaatcTGTAAACTatgggttgtatttaatttatggaATGTTTTAATTGCAAACTtgtgggttgtatttaatttatgaacatgttttagctattatctactattgctcttaaatttggtatatgtttatataatgtgaaaaagtatacttagcaatatattaaaaatataaataaaaatatttttaataatttttaaatcgCCGAACCcacaccctactttttcaaaaattgccaagtcCCACGCCCACACCCGAATCTGGAAACGCACCTGTGCTtcatagattatatatatactcaaTTACATATAGACTCATTATTTTTCCTTTACTACTGACTCTCTATCACGTCACAATTACAGTAAAAAGGTTATGAGATAACTGTGgtattagatttttttctttaaaaaaattgtaaatattaattaaaagtagttaagagttaagatatttgtcccatcacgTTGGGCAAGGTGAAAAAAAGGAATGGCTGAAACTTGTCTACCTTTCCAATGTAATCACCACGTTGAGGGgtttgaaaacacaaattaaaaaagaaaacaaaaactaaaagatagaATGGAGAcggacaaaagaaaagagaaagggaaaaaagaagaaagaagaagaaggagaaacaGCAGCAAAAGATTTGGCGTGACCGGAAACAGCAGCAGAAGATGAAGGCGTGACCCGCGACTTCTGTGGGCAACCTGCTGCTTCAAGTACTTAGTGCAGCCCCTGCTTAGTCGtctttcttcttccctgtttattattatttttttccaaccAATCCTTTGGTTCCAAATCTGAAAAAAGTCCAAAGTGTATGCTGAAAAAAGACCGTGAGAACCATTCACAGTTTTAAGAACTgtgcggtttttttttttttgctgttggCGTGTCCACCATGTCCACGCCATGTCGGagaagtggaaaaaaaaaaaaaaaaaaaaaaccatttggACACCGGAGTATGGCAAGTCTTACTGGTATTGGTGTCCGACACGTGCCAGACACCAGTACTTTGCCAAAAATGGCATGTCGGTGCAACCTAGACTAAAAGCATAATTAGGTAATAACTAATAAAAGACTAACTTGgactcagaaaaaaaaaaaaaaaaaaaaaaaaaagaaaacctaagaTACTTAGGGCCCATTTGTTTTTAGCCTCACTCATATCTCAGTTTTCTTTGCTCATAACCCAATCTCATGTCTCAATTCtaatttcctattttctctTAGCCCATTCCAGATCATGTTTGGCACTCTAAACTCACTTTAAAATCCCCTTggtttttggtttgaaaatgCAACTCCTATCTCAATTGGTGGAACCCACTAGTCAGAACGACTATTTGCCCTCCATTCACAATCAGCATGAAACAACTGCTTTGCCTATCTCCCCACAAAAACCCAACCCACAGACCACAGTTAAGACAAACCCACTGAGGAACCAAAGAAGCCAAACCCAACGGCCACTGTATAGAacaatttagctacaaaacaCAGCATCCACCACCCTCTCTCTCCAATCAACCCAGCCGCCTCCTACCACCACCAATCAACCCAGCCGCTACACAAACTCACCACCGTTAAACGCAAAAACCAACAACTACCGCAACCCACAAAACCGAACAGCCACCAATCTCAATGCCAACATAaacaacccacaaacccaacGACACCATAAACAACCCATAAACCCTCCAATCTCAACCCATAAACCCTCCGATCTTAACCTAAAAACCCATGGcttgggataaggtgtgtttGCCTGTTAAATTGGGTGGGTTGGGGATAAGAAGTGTGGCGTTGTTTAATCAAGCTTTAttagggaaatggttgtggcatTATGGGCATGAAGTTACCCATCTTTGGCAGAGAGTTATCTCCACAAAATATGGTGAGGGTCAAGGGGGTGGTGTACGAAAGTGTGCAGGAGGACTCATGGATGTggcctttggagaagcattcaTGAAGGATGGGAGAGTTTTTCAAAGCATCTATCTTTTGTAGTGGGTGAAAGCACCCGTATCCGCTTctggcatgataggtggattgggGATAATATCCTAAAAGATCTCTATCCTGAGTTCTATGCGTGTTCAGATGCCAAGGATGCTTGCATCTCTAAGGTTGTGGCTTCCGGAAGGTGGTACAGTTAGAGTGTgggatttaaggttttttagagcttttgaagattgggagctAGCCGCCTCTTATTCTCTACTTCAAGTTATCCATCCTCAAATTCCTCAGGGTGATAGAAGGGATACTCTTTGTTGGCGGCTCAAAGGTGATGGTAAGTTTAACACCAGATCTTTTTACCAAGCAATTCTGGGTACTCCGAgttttttgtttccttggaagggtgtCTAGAAACCTGAGACTCCTAAGTGAGTGGCTTTCTTCTTGTGGACAGCTGCTCAAGATCGGATTCTCACGTTGGATTATCTCATGCTTAGGGGTCGCCATTTGGTAAatcggtgttgtatgtgttgctgTGATGGGGAGTTGGTAAACCATCTTCTTCTCCATTGTCCTGTTACACAAACCTTATGGACTTTTATGCTTCAGGCTTTTggtattcattgggttatgccaagaTCGGTGGTGGGATTGTtatcttgttggcatcagtggcttgggaagcatagctcgaatatttggaatttgattccagggtgcttaatgtggattgtttgGTTGGAACGAAAGCGTCGCTCTTTTGAGAACATGGAGAAGacgttggatgagttaaaggtttTATGCCAATGTAATCTTTTTGAGTGGTCTCCTTGTTAGGATTTTACTAATTCCTCGTCTCTTTCCGAGTTTATGTTTTCCCTTAGATTAACTTTCTGATTTccctctcttttgttttgttgtttgtttcacttgtttctttttgttcatcatcatgaacatcttgtactattcatttttttctcattaatattagTTCTCTAATTACCTATCACAAAAGATTCAGTTTTAACGCTACAGATGAACACTCAGCCCCATAAAAAATATGGAGATTATGTTCTCTCCAAAATAGTTCACATCACACAATGAAGCTAGATTATATATTTAATGACTTCCCTAAGTGAGATgatagtaaaaaattaaataaaacaaatgatGTTCATTAAACTAGACAACTTTCtaggtttaattttttgttttttttttccctattgcTTGTGAAATGAATTCAACTATagctaattaaatatttatgactttttttaatattttaggaACATTAAAGAATCTAAACTAACTAATGTGGAAACAGGAGGAATGAGTAGGGGGTTTGTGCGTTTCAAtttgagaacatgtggttgAACATGGAAGGTTTTGTGGAGAAATCCATCAGTGGTGGAACAGATACCATTTCCAAGGCCCCCAAGCTTTGTTCTAACCCACAAATTAAAGACTCTTAAAGAAGATTTGAAGAAGTGGAATAAACATGACATTGGCTTTTAAGGAAAAAGTTCTTATTGAGTCAGCTATTGGGGTTGGATGCTAAAGAAGGACCACAATGCTTATCTCATGTAGAAAAGGCCCGCAGAATTGAGCTTGAGGCTGAAATTGATCATCTAGCCTCTATGGAGGAAATTTCTTGGAGGCAAAAGTCACATGCATTACAGTTGAAAGAGGGTGACAGTAATGCTCACTTTTTTCACATATTGGCTAGTTCCCACAGCTGGGCTAATCAAGTGAGGCATAGAGGTGGATGGTGTGTTGAATGACAATAGGTGATTCAATTTTATCAGAAATTGTATTAGGAGACTGAAACCTGGCAAACTATTGTGCATGGATAAGGATTTGGCTTGTATGATGAGAACAAGAGGCAATTGCTTGAGAGAGAATTTGCTAAAAACGAGGTCATTCAAGTGTTGAATGACATGGAGGGTGCTAAAGCCTTAAGTCTGGACGGGTTTACTGACATTTTTTCAAAAGTGCTAGAGTGTGGTTGAAGGGGGATGTTACGGCTTTCTTTGCTGACTTTCATAGGCATTGGCTTTTTGAGAAGTCTCTCAATGCCTCTGTCCTCGTTTTAATTCCTAAGAAAAATAACACCTTAATATTAAGGAGATCCAGCCCATCTGTGGGTAGTGTGTATTAACTGTTGGCCAAAGTGTTGGCTAATAGAATGTGGGTGGTTTTAGACAAACTCATCTCTGAATCTCAAAACGCTTTCGTCAGAGGCAGGCAGATTTTAGATTCAGTCCTTATTGTTAATGAGTGCTTGGATAGTAGACTGAGGAGCCATATTCCAGGTGTGATCTGTAAGCTGGACATAAAGAAAGCCAATGATCATGCGAATTGGGATACATTGCTTTATTTGTTGGATAGGATGCGTTTTCGGGAGAGATGGAGGAGGTGGATGATAGTTTGTGTCTCTACCATACGCTTCTTAGTGCTAGTCAATGGTTCCCCCGGTTTTTCAGCAGCTCTCAAGGTTTAAGATAAGGAGATCCCTTGTCACCTCTTTTCTTTATTCTGGTCATATGTGCTAAGTCGGATGATGGAGAAAAATGCAGAGGGAGGTTTCATTCATGGCTTTCATGCGGGGCTTAACACCTCTAAGAAGGTAAGTATCtcacatcttttattttctgACGATACCATTCTATTTTGAGATGCCTCTAGGGAGCATCTGTTATACATCAGGATGGTTTTGATATGTTTTGAAGTTGTTATTGGGTTAAAAGTCAATGTGGGAAAAAGTGACAAAGTCCCAATTGGGTAGGCAAGTAACTTAGCTACATTGGCTAATATTCTCCATTGCATAATTGGTAGTTTGTCAATGACATATTTGGGAATGCCTTTGGGTGCACACCTTAAAGTAATTTTAGTTTGGAATattattttggagaagatggaatgGAAAATTTTGGGCTAGAAGAGACTTTATTTATCCAAGGGTGGCAGACTCACTTTATTGAAGAGTACTCTCTCAGGCCTTCCAACATTCTATTTATTCTTATTCACTATGCCTAAGTTTGTGGCAGATTGGAGAGGATTCATAGGAATTCTCATGGGGGGCATCAGGGGAGGAGTTTAAATACTCTTGGTGGCATGGGATACACCCATTGAGGAGGGGGTGCTGGAGGAAAGGAGGATTGCGAGTTTTATTCAAGCCCTACTAGGGAAGTGTTATGGTGCTTTGGGCATGAAGTTACTTATTTATGGCGTCAGGTGATTGTCTCCAAATATGGAGAAGATAGAGGTGGGAGATGCACATGGTGAGTAGAGATGCACAGGTGTAGTTTATGGAGGAGTATCAAAGCAAGTTGGGATGGATTCTTCCAGCATGTGTGTTATTCAAAGTTGGAGAGGGCAATCAAATAAGATTTTGGCATGATCTTGGGGCTGGAAACCTTCCTCTAAAACTATTATACCCTGATGTATTTGAATGTTCAGTGGATAAGGAAGATATTTACTCCTCCACTGTCAATATGCACATAGTTTATGGTCgtttgtgttttgtttgattggagTTTCCTGGGTGATGCCTAAGTGAGTGGTGGAGGTGTTGGCTTGTCGGAGGGGAGGATTTGGACATCGTCGAGCTGCTGTATATGGGGGCTGCTCCGTTTTGTCGCATATGGACTATTTGGAGAGGGCAGAATATTCGTACCTTTGAGGGGGAAGAGCACTCAGTTTTggagctgaaaagtttattctTGCATTCTTTGTATGACTGGATGTTGGCAATGAGAGGtctctccttttcttcttttatagaaTTTATTGATCTTTGAACTCCCtcaggaagatttttttttttatgtactgGACTCTCAATTAGATGGGGGTGGTTAGGAGTTGGAATTTGAGGTTTCATAGGGATTTTCACGATTGAGAGATGGAGGCTGTCTCTTTCCTTGATTTTACTTATTCTCAGATACCCAAGGGGGAAGGAGATGACTAGATGACATGGAGACTTAGTGGGAGTGGCAGCACTGGGTAAAATTATTACCATTGACAAACTTATCAAGAGGGGTGTGTCATTTTtaaattggtgttgtatgtgttgaaGAAACAGGGAAACAGTAAACCATCTTTTAATCCATTTTGATGTTTGCTTCTGCTTTGTAAGGTGAAGTGTTTAGGATGTTTGGGAATCATTGGGTAATGTCAGGGACAAAGGcaactttattcttttgttGGAGAAATTGGTTTGGGAAACATGACTCAGGTGTATGGAACTTGGtgccatcattttttttttatagataatcaggaaaattttataaatgatagaaaaatgaggaatacaagaagttcatgatgatgaaaaacaagcataaaaagaaacaaacagcACAACAAACAGAGGGAAATCAGGAAACTAAGTTAAGGGAGGACAAAaacttagagaaagaaaagcaattaGTAAAACCCCAATACCGAGACCACTCAAAAAGACTACGATGGCATAAAAGCTTTAACTCATCCAACATCTTCCCTTTGTCCTCAAAGGATCGACGATTTCattccaaccacacaatccacattaagcaccccgGAACCAAGTTCCAAATGTCCGAGTTGTGCTTCCCAAGCCACTGATGCCAGCAAGAtaacaaacccaccaccaatcctggcataacccaaagaATACCAAAGGCTTGAAGCATAGAAGTCCAAAGGGAGTGAGTaacaggacaatgaagaagaaggtggttaATCGACTCCCCATCAcagcaacacatacaacacctatTAGCCAAAGGGCGGCCCTTTAGCATTAGATTATGCAAAGTAAGGATCCGACCATAAACGGTAGTCCATAGAAAGAACGCCACGCGCTTAGGAGTCTTTGGTTTCCAaacacccttccaaggaaacaaagaattGGAGGCACCCTGGATCTCATGGTAGTAAGAACGAGTGTCAAACTTACCATCCTCTTTTAGCCACCAGTGAAGAGTATCTCTCCTATTACCCCAAGGAATACGAGTTTGGAAAAGCTGAAGGAGAGAATACGAAGcagccaactcccaatcttcaaaagctcCATAAAACCTTAAATTCCACGCTCTAACAGTGCCCCCTTCTGGAATCCACAAAACCTCAGAGATACAAGCATCCTTGACCGCTGAACACGCATAGAGCTCAGGTTTGGGGTTTTACACACTATTCTTTCATTTTAGATTTCCAAAATTCTTTTAGTTCTTCCATTTGACactcttgtaattttttatgataCTTTGTGTTCATCATTGTGAACATAAAGTATTTCTTCATTATCAATAAAACTTgcattacttatccaaaaaaaaaatgtggcctgtatgatgagacaagttctcTTTTGATAAAGTTAAAGTTTTAGTTTTcattaacaacatttttttatggataaaaagagagataaatgagatgttgttgtgaaaattgggtgaaataatttgtttacacaagattaaaaggagagagagagaaaatataaaacaaggaatttacgtggttcggcaatatGCCTACGTCCACGGGAGGCGACAGAATAAATTTCACTATAACTGTGGAGATTACAATAACAGCTTGAAGACACTttctcaaaaacccaaaccccaaatacACCCTTGGTTCGCTCACAAATAAATAGAAAACACACTATTGTATTTAGACAAATTGCAAGACACTAACTTCCTATGCAATCCGTAGCTTACATGCTCTTTGAACTCATTTGCTCCACCTCTATTTATAGCTACACTTCAGCCAAAATATCACCATCATGAAACTTATCAAGTCAACAAAAATGGCTAGCATTTATTGCCAATGGAGTCACACATTTCGGCTAGCACAAATTGGTTTGCTCAGGTGTAGTTCCTTGATAATTCATGAATGCCAATGAGTCATACATTTCAGCCATAAAGGTGAAGCATGTAATGTCAAGTGTTCCAACAGAAGAGAACAATGCAAGACTTCTATCAAAGAAGTCAATATATTCGGCCATGAGTCATTGCAACATTAATTGCAACTTCTTGCATTTCTTCACGCATGAAATACTTCCTAATGGTTTGTTGGCTAATGCATTTAATGATTTGTTGGCTAATGTCAAGCCACCAAATTTGACAATTCAAGCCATTCTAACAGATGTTTAcagagaggagaagaagaagaagaagaaatgagagATTAGCTAGtcccaatgagctctagctgtAATAGCTCCTCCTCACCTTATAGGTTCTAAGAGGAGGGTGAGGTTGAGTTCAAGATCTATTTGATGAGAGCAAGAGAaagagcaatttttttttaagtgttgacTTGTTCCAGACCAAAATGCAAATATCGGCCACAATGCACCAAAAGACACTAAAATATAAGCTAAGGTGGaacatgggtttttttttttttttttttgataggtaaggtGGAACATGGGGATTAAGTGTAAGGTTGTATAACTAGTACAaaatattgaaacaaaattaacaTCATCGATTCCAACATCTTACTCTGTAAAGAGGTGAAATATACACCAGAAGAGAAGCTAACATCTAACAAATAACGCATTAAAAATGGCAAAGTGCAACCAAAAAACAATCAACTTACAAAAAAGATGGGACAGTGACACTGCAGAATGTGGGAAGGAGAAATGCTAGAATATCAATATTCAATAGGACACTGACTACAGGGTGTGTGAAGGATAAGGGTCAAGTAAACTGATAACCACACCAAATTTCAGCCTCTTCAGACTCAGTTCCAAAAAGTCTCTTCAAACCTAGAACCAAAACTAGGGTAATCTactttcatttttagtttttggttaaGTCAAAAACTGCTCTAAGGGTAGACAATACAACCCAGGAAAGTAATCCCCAGACAGTCATAGCCATTTACCAAAGTTCTTCCCCTCTAGGAGGCCATAAGGTTGCAGTAACATACCTCACCAACATTGGAAATGTTGCTCCCTCCTGATCCAATAACCGAACTAACTGCACTACTTGGAATCTTGACATCTGAAGCACTATTGACATTTGGGTATCTGGAACAAAAAGATAGCCACCATCTCAATTATGTTAATCAATCatgaaatttacataaaacaatGATTTGAATGGCACACTACCCAGTAGCAGCTCTCGGAACTGGATAGCTCTGTGGTTCATATTCATGTCCCTCAACCTTCAAGAGCATCAAGTATAATTGAGTTATCAAGGCAATGAATCATAGAATTAACATAATTAGCAATAAGAAGAAAtttgctcttttttcttttttttttgataagtacaaaTTTGCTAATGACTTATAAACAGAGTTTGAACACAACAAATCAATTGTTACTACAACAAAATAACTATCAAAACCATGTCTCTCAGGAAAGCTGATATTACAAGACTTGTGCCATGCACGACTTAAATTGCCAAAAAATACAAAGGATTTAAtttcacatattaaaaaatacattGCAGAACATCATCAAAAttgttttcctttaaaaaaaaagaataagtaaTGGTTtgcattaataattttttttacaggtGGCAGCCATTGAGCCCTGGCTCAAATCCTGTCGGGTCTGCCTAGAAAAATCCATTATGAAAACCCAACACCTGCTCATATCCCGCTGGGTATTATTTAATGAAACTCATTACCAACCGTTTCTAGCCAGGTAGGACTGCTTTGGGCAGGTCTGGGTTGGTTTGAGCAGTCATATTGGTTACAACAGAATGAAAAGTGGTGGTAAGAAGGAATTGCCTATGAGTTTTATTTAAGACTGTTATGCCCTTAAACATTTATAAGAGGGTGCCGCTGAGTAGGAGCATTATTTACAAATACATTAAAGATCAGaagatatttatttaaatacagtattttcatattaaatataaatgattatataaagaaaatggaTTTAAAAATATTCAGAGACAAGCATACAACAGACTAATAGAGTACCTTTAGAGGATCATATCTACCAGAGCTACCAGCTCCCATTGTGCCAGATTGTGGGAGCCCTCCACCAGGCATGCTTCCTGCAGGACGAAGTCCCTGGGAAGGACCAACAGGAGCACTTTCTGCAGCAGCATTTGCATCTCGCAGAGTTCTCACTCTGAGTCTTGATGCAATCTCTGCCAACGCATCTTTAGCAACACCAAAATTTCCAGATACCTGAATGACCAAAGGCATAGGAATTAGTGTGGAAAATTGCATATCTCAAATCAGAACACCATAAACTCAGTATAGAAGAAGTTAGTAACAGTAGCATATTACAAAACAGATTATAAAAATGCACGTCACAACTCATCACCTGCACAAGCTCTTCATCTTCAGCGGCACACTTAGGCTTGTCATCTTTAGAGAAAACACGAATGTCTGCCTGGGTTCTCTTTCGCATCTCATTGATAACATGACCTCCTTGTCCAAGAATGCAACCAACCTTACTTGACGGGACAAGAAGCCTAGTAATGATATTACCTTTTTCAGAGTATTCACTAACTTTATTCTGAAGCTGAAGAATTGCTTCAATGGTTTGTGATCTCTGGTTCCAGAGAGCCTGAAACAACATAAGGGCAATGATCCACCACTATTATAACAGCAGCAATGCAGCACCATTGACATCAACAGTTCATATACAACAGGATGCCCATATTAATAACGATTGCATACTATGTGAAGAGCTGTAAAAGAGGGAATTGTAATGGGTCACAGAAAAGGCAGACCTCGAAAGCAGAGACCCGAATCACACGTTCATCTGAATCAGTTGATGCCTCTTGAACATATATACCAGCTCCTGTTTCCTGCTGTAACTGTCTTACATTAAAACCTCCCTTGCCAATCACCCCACCAATTTTCCCAGCTGAACAAAGAATTTTCATAAAGAACTCAGCTGAAGCTTCAGCAACAGGTCCAGGAGGAACGCCATTGAAACCCCCTGGTACAAACTCAGAAGGCCGGTTTCCATATCCCCCAATCCATGGCATTGGTGGCATAGCATGGGAACCAGAGTTACGATGGGACCACATTGGATTTCCAGGTGGAAGCATATTAGGCAAGGGAGCTCCAGGGGGATGAAATCCTTGGCCTCCAAAAGGCATAGGGAAAGTCAGAGGAGGTTTATCCTTGCGTGGATTCTGATGCAACAGAGTTGATACATCATAAAGTGCTTTCTTTGCCACATCTCGTTTTCCAGATATCTGCAACATAccttcaaaaattacaaattgtagGTAGTTCCAAGAAAAATTAGGATTATCCAAACAATTTTCCAAATAAGAGCATgttcttaaaatataaataaatgaaaaaaaaaaaaaaaagtggagtgaagaaataaaaatcacaGAAAGACTTGCAAGAACATGGACAAGGAAAagcacccccaaaaaaaaaaattaaaataaaaagatgtgCAAAGAAAGAGATCATAATCCCAATAACAGCATTTCATATCAAAAAGACATTTTTACAACAGCAAACTTCACTTCATATATGtgcatgtgtatatatatcaatacATCATACATATTCAGAGGCAGTAGCAATGACtcttaaaaagacaaaaatctAGAGTGAGCAAATAAAGGGAAAGGGTCCTACCATCTTCCTTCTTAGTTAGATGCCCAGAATGTTCTATACTTCTCAATCCTTCATTTCAGGGCAATCCTTCATATATTATTGCCACTGAACCTACTCAGGCTTAACCAGAACTTACCTAATACTCAGAACTATTAAAGGAAAACCATCTTGAAAGTTGCATTAGGTGAAGTtacttatattctttttttatatatataattggatAGTTATAATGAGGGAGGAGGGATTTGAAGCCAAGATGTCTCTATTGGAAACACAAGGAGGTTCCAATTGACCTAGAAGGTTCTTGACAAAGTTCTTTAAATTCAATGCAAATAAATGggtccaaaaaaacaaaacccaatacaTTTACTCTATTGAACACTCAGAATCGACAAAATATCACAAACTGGGGTGAAACATAATGTCACCACACCACATAATTCAGTCACTGGAGATAAAACGTTCCAAAGTCAACAACCAATCAAGTAACATAGCCAACTCACTAAGACTCCACCCAAACCTTCTTATCATGCAGGATGAACCAGCATGAAAactcaacaacaataaaatggCTTGCAAAAAGTTTACCGCAAAGGATCTCAGAAGGCTTTGAATCTGACCCCAATCAAGAGATTCAATCAGATTATGAGGCTATTTTGGTCCTGGTTTAAGTGTCCATACTTTAGCCCTAAGTAATTAAGTCTTTGCAGCTTTATAATTAGGGCTAAGCTTTATAAAAGTAAGTGTTATTATCTTTCTTATCTAGTGCATATTGGATTGAGATTTACAGCTTCAGGTTACTTATCATGTGCTATTGTAAGTTCTCTTCTTCTCTATAACTTTATCGTCCTTTTCTAATTTTCTGCACCCTTTCATTATGTAACTACAAGCTCACATAGGAATCCACTCCCTATTGCCATAGAAATCATACAAAGCCCAATACTGTTGTTCCTATCAAGGAACATATCCTGCAACAAAGGCCaagctataaaataaaaatgtttcgGTTACTGCTCTCGTCACTGTTGAGTGCCCCATTGCCAGTAACCCAATTTCTACATTCCTTGCTTCATGTCATCCCCACTCAATCCACAGATTATAATTCTACATGTTATCCCAGCCTTCCTACACCAAATTAACATCTCCAACCCACCACcacaagccttttttttttggttactgATGTCCAAAATTTTCAGCACCTTTTTTCCACAATACCTGCATAACAAGACCTATGAAACCCTTCCACTGTTCCAAAAGCCCTCACAATAATAATCCACCAACTTTCTTACATAAGACACTCCTTAGGCTCAACAATACTGAGGATTTCCTCCATCAAACCACCTACTCAACAATGCTGAAATGAAAGTATGAAACCCCTTGCAAATGGAGAATTCCTCAATATCCCATAGGTGGTCAAGGTGACGTAGGACAAATTGAGGAATTTGTCTACGTGTGCTTGTAGTGGGTTTAGAGTATGGAGAATTTGAGGATCTAAGATTTAGAAAGTGTTATGTGGTTGTGTTTGGAATTATATGGTGGTTTGATGAGTTATTTGATTGCTGTTTGGTAGAAGAAAGTATGTATGGCTTTAGGGGTTTGATAGCTGAAAGAAGGAACTTGATTTGGCATTGTAAGGAAGAGGGAAATGAAGGGTTTTTTTATGGTGTTTAGGGGCTGTATGAACAGTACCCATGAACAGAACAACAAGAAAgaggagatgaagaagaagaataagaagaaaagagagaagagaaagggagAATAGAACACACAAACTCAACTAAATTGCCAAAACACCCTTAATTCACAGAAATTACGGAAATTACAGATTTTC
This genomic stretch from Castanea sativa cultivar Marrone di Chiusa Pesio chromosome 1, ASM4071231v1 harbors:
- the LOC142613441 gene encoding KH domain-containing protein At4g18375-like isoform X1, translating into MDGNKRKFFNKRPNIQFKKKGNNRKGKWNNSSREQSLGSSESVDTVYRILCPSKKIGGVIGKGGSIVRALREETQAKITVADSVAGADERVIIIYSSPNKLSRNQNDEEDSAGENELEPMEPHCAAQDALLKVHDRIIEEDLFGGMTFDDDNENNVVTTRLLVPNFMVGCLLGKRGDVIQRLRSETGANIRVLSADHLPTCAMSTDELVQISGKRDVAKKALYDVSTLLHQNPRKDKPPLTFPMPFGGQGFHPPGAPLPNMLPPGNPMWSHRNSGSHAMPPMPWIGGYGNRPSEFVPGGFNGVPPGPVAEASAEFFMKILCSAGKIGGVIGKGGFNVRQLQQETGAGIYVQEASTDSDERVIRVSAFEALWNQRSQTIEAILQLQNKVSEYSEKGNIITRLLVPSSKVGCILGQGGHVINEMRKRTQADIRVFSKDDKPKCAAEDEELVQVSGNFGVAKDALAEIASRLRVRTLRDANAAAESAPVGPSQGLRPAGSMPGGGLPQSGTMGAGSSGRYDPLKVEGHEYEPQSYPVPRAATGYPNVNSASDVKIPSSAVSSVIGSGGSNISNVGEVVGARVKLQDSHAGGSGCVVDIRGSSEHLNAAQSILQAFMASGGQNVNSQNYQNMNAQQGSYQNMNAQQSYQGSYQNMNAQQSPYQSSGQQGSYPNINVPQGAYHNISAQQSYQY
- the LOC142613441 gene encoding KH domain-containing protein At4g18375-like isoform X2, which translates into the protein MEPHCAAQDALLKVHDRIIEEDLFGGMTFDDDNENNVVTTRLLVPNFMVGCLLGKRGDVIQRLRSETGANIRVLSADHLPTCAMSTDELVQISGKRDVAKKALYDVSTLLHQNPRKDKPPLTFPMPFGGQGFHPPGAPLPNMLPPGNPMWSHRNSGSHAMPPMPWIGGYGNRPSEFVPGGFNGVPPGPVAEASAEFFMKILCSAGKIGGVIGKGGFNVRQLQQETGAGIYVQEASTDSDERVIRVSAFEALWNQRSQTIEAILQLQNKVSEYSEKGNIITRLLVPSSKVGCILGQGGHVINEMRKRTQADIRVFSKDDKPKCAAEDEELVQVSGNFGVAKDALAEIASRLRVRTLRDANAAAESAPVGPSQGLRPAGSMPGGGLPQSGTMGAGSSGRYDPLKVEGHEYEPQSYPVPRAATGYPNVNSASDVKIPSSAVSSVIGSGGSNISNVGEVVGARVKLQDSHAGGSGCVVDIRGSSEHLNAAQSILQAFMASGGQNVNSQNYQNMNAQQGSYQNMNAQQSYQGSYQNMNAQQSPYQSSGQQGSYPNINVPQGAYHNISAQQSYQY